The Candidatus Hydrogenedentota bacterium genome has a window encoding:
- a CDS encoding LamG domain-containing protein yields the protein MTKKSLLGTVVCGCPLVLAVLMLAGHSMALNSDDVVPNHASGGSGRGEARMNHRQSNLRNDIAAQIAEPVAYWPLEEDARDHSGNSRHADNHGVVFDVPAPDKCRAARFDGKSAYLEVPAAMVPSLGTSDFTICVTIFVEDPLDDAPGDLLSCFDPDTRTGLNLGMATYSGVSNSQPNYRNIFFGIDSGRLDPQWTDCGRPGNAVLVFGFAVYEDALYAGTCEPHEGGSGHVYRYEGHGQWTDCGSPDTSNAVGALAVCNGRLYAGTSRYDTTGSAMPPSPNTTPGGKIFRYEGGRKWTFCGALSNPETGSAATLGGLVVYRGALHATTLKREGFGLYRHEGGDRWIYCGHPGRRVLNPCVFNGALYMVSYDAPGGPFRYDGETFDYVGATLQPPIHQDYSFAIHKGLLHLSTWPNAHVYRIKTDGSWDVLGKPGDELETMGMMVYNGKLYTGSLPSACVYRLDGHNSWTPIGQPLDVSDNKYRRAWSMALYKGKLFCGTLPSGRVFSIEAGRNVTLDRALPSGWRHIAAVRRGDRLYLYVDGNLVGSSTSFEPAAYDLRNGQPLRIGWGSGDYFNGWMRDLRIYRHAIPESMLRRFPTATKHHENTPRNVASQSHKK from the coding sequence ATGACAAAAAAGTCCTTGTTGGGAACAGTGGTTTGCGGATGTCCGCTTGTCCTTGCTGTACTGATGCTCGCGGGCCATTCCATGGCGTTGAACAGCGACGACGTGGTTCCGAACCATGCAAGCGGCGGATCTGGCCGCGGGGAGGCGCGGATGAACCATCGGCAATCCAATCTTCGCAACGATATCGCGGCGCAAATCGCCGAACCCGTCGCCTATTGGCCCCTTGAGGAAGATGCGCGGGACCATTCCGGAAACAGCCGGCATGCGGATAACCACGGTGTCGTGTTCGATGTGCCGGCGCCGGACAAATGCCGCGCCGCCCGTTTCGACGGGAAATCGGCCTATCTTGAAGTGCCCGCGGCCATGGTCCCCTCCCTCGGAACAAGCGACTTTACAATATGTGTCACTATTTTTGTTGAAGATCCGCTGGACGACGCCCCAGGCGATCTTCTGAGTTGCTTCGACCCGGACACGCGAACGGGACTGAATCTTGGCATGGCAACCTATTCCGGCGTTTCCAATTCGCAACCCAACTACCGCAACATCTTTTTCGGCATTGACAGCGGACGCTTGGATCCCCAATGGACCGATTGCGGCCGTCCGGGAAACGCCGTGCTGGTCTTCGGATTTGCCGTATACGAGGATGCCTTGTACGCCGGGACGTGCGAGCCGCACGAGGGCGGCTCCGGCCATGTTTACCGGTACGAGGGCCATGGTCAATGGACGGACTGCGGAAGCCCCGATACAAGCAACGCCGTTGGCGCCCTTGCCGTGTGCAACGGCCGATTATATGCCGGCACTTCGCGGTACGACACGACGGGATCGGCCATGCCCCCCTCGCCGAATACCACGCCCGGCGGGAAAATCTTTCGCTATGAAGGGGGCAGAAAATGGACATTCTGCGGCGCGTTATCCAATCCGGAAACGGGATCGGCCGCCACCTTGGGCGGATTGGTTGTCTATCGGGGCGCCCTGCACGCCACAACACTCAAGAGGGAGGGTTTTGGGCTTTACCGGCACGAAGGGGGCGACCGATGGATCTATTGCGGCCATCCGGGCCGGCGAGTGCTCAATCCGTGCGTGTTCAACGGCGCCCTGTACATGGTTTCCTACGATGCGCCGGGTGGTCCGTTCCGTTATGACGGGGAAACATTTGACTATGTCGGCGCAACACTTCAACCGCCCATCCATCAGGATTACAGTTTCGCGATACACAAGGGTCTGTTGCACCTTTCGACTTGGCCCAACGCGCATGTCTACCGTATAAAAACCGATGGATCATGGGACGTGTTGGGAAAGCCCGGCGACGAGTTGGAAACCATGGGAATGATGGTTTACAACGGAAAATTGTATACGGGTTCCCTGCCATCCGCGTGCGTCTACCGCCTAGACGGCCACAATTCATGGACACCCATCGGGCAACCGCTGGACGTGTCCGACAACAAGTATCGCCGCGCATGGTCTATGGCGCTTTACAAAGGGAAACTCTTTTGCGGCACGTTGCCTTCCGGACGAGTTTTCAGCATCGAGGCCGGCCGTAACGTTACCCTGGATCGCGCGCTCCCCTCCGGCTGGCGGCATATTGCCGCTGTGCGCCGGGGCGATCGCCTTTATCTTTATGTGGATGGAAATCTCGTGGGCTCCAGCACATCCTTCGAACCCGCGGCCTATGATTTGCGCAATGGGCAACCCCTCCGTATCGGATGGGGTTCCGGGGATTATTTCAACGGTTGGATGCGCGATCTGCGCATATACCGTCACGCGATCCCCGAATCCATGCTACGACGCTTTCCGACCGCGACGAAACACCACGAAAACACACCCAGAAATGTTGCATCTCAATCCCATAAAAAATAA
- a CDS encoding SGNH/GDSL hydrolase family protein — MDVQTKRHPQDFLWQGVCAYPFARQRPVGRGDSSMTVSVADCSARTSRIKWARNAFIIFLLTLILLAAGTEIVFRYIILESRRSIIESPGIPDIEQIQSNTFSTWRLLPNLKNVALKKYIVDGETRELPREFVVSTNEYGYRGASLKPVGSRVRILTLGDSTTFGLCVNDSETWPFQLEKLLNEKAGFDLYEVVNAGTTGYTAYQALRRIDEWIALKPHVVVLSFGNNDRVCWDGISDIERHRLTAALEPEAHGLRLFAFLRLKLFFMARKADARPRLTSAEYLDCLEKMRSAFSKSGTRTICICWPQASQIETPEQSPLYYQEALRKYCEEHAVPLVNPIPLFREAGIPLFYDSVHTNPAGCVLIAKLVAHSILQLEISGLQEALAPSVPR, encoded by the coding sequence ATGGACGTCCAAACAAAACGACACCCACAAGATTTCTTGTGGCAGGGTGTATGTGCGTATCCATTTGCCAGACAAAGGCCTGTGGGAAGAGGTGATTCGAGCATGACGGTCTCCGTTGCGGATTGTTCCGCCAGGACATCCCGAATCAAATGGGCTCGCAACGCTTTTATCATCTTTTTACTGACATTGATTCTCCTGGCCGCGGGAACGGAGATTGTGTTTAGGTACATTATTCTTGAAAGCAGGCGATCCATTATCGAGAGCCCCGGGATCCCCGACATCGAGCAGATCCAATCGAATACTTTTTCCACATGGCGTCTTCTCCCCAACCTGAAAAATGTGGCGCTCAAGAAGTACATCGTAGATGGGGAGACCCGGGAACTGCCCCGGGAATTTGTGGTTTCAACGAATGAGTACGGCTATCGGGGAGCGTCGCTGAAGCCGGTTGGGTCACGAGTTCGCATTTTGACTTTGGGCGATTCCACGACGTTCGGACTTTGCGTCAATGATTCTGAAACGTGGCCTTTTCAACTGGAAAAACTCTTGAACGAAAAGGCGGGCTTTGACCTGTACGAGGTCGTGAACGCGGGAACGACGGGTTATACCGCCTATCAGGCGCTGCGCCGGATTGATGAATGGATCGCGCTCAAGCCTCATGTGGTGGTCCTCAGTTTTGGCAATAATGACCGTGTTTGCTGGGATGGAATATCCGACATCGAACGACACCGTTTGACTGCCGCCCTCGAGCCCGAGGCGCACGGGTTGCGGCTCTTCGCGTTCCTCCGGTTGAAGCTGTTTTTTATGGCGCGCAAGGCCGACGCACGCCCGCGTTTGACCAGTGCGGAGTATTTGGATTGTCTCGAGAAGATGCGAAGCGCGTTCTCAAAAAGCGGGACACGCACAATCTGTATATGCTGGCCCCAGGCTTCCCAAATCGAAACGCCCGAACAGTCTCCTCTTTACTACCAGGAAGCGCTCCGGAAGTATTGCGAGGAACACGCGGTTCCATTGGTCAACCCGATCCCTCTCTTCCGCGAGGCGGGTATACCTCTCTTTTATGATTCTGTCCACACCAACCCGGCGGGGTGTGTGCTTATTGCGAAATTAGTGGCGCACAGCATACTTCAATTGGAGATTTCGGGCTTACAGGAAGCCTTGGCTCCCTCTGTGCCAAGATGA
- a CDS encoding response regulator, whose product MSKILVVDDDTDVVESVRFVLEKDGHEVFEANNRPDGMAQVAAVSPDLIILDVMMEFQDDGIAMAQDLRRQGFTKPILMLTSVGKATGLTFGKDDDVVPVDDFQEKPVLPATLRDKVRALLARSEG is encoded by the coding sequence ATGAGCAAAATTCTGGTGGTGGATGACGACACGGATGTGGTGGAAAGCGTCCGTTTCGTCTTGGAAAAGGACGGCCACGAGGTCTTCGAGGCCAACAACCGTCCGGACGGCATGGCGCAGGTTGCGGCCGTGTCGCCGGACCTGATCATCCTGGACGTGATGATGGAGTTTCAGGATGATGGCATTGCAATGGCGCAGGATCTTCGGCGCCAGGGTTTCACGAAGCCGATATTGATGCTGACGAGTGTCGGCAAGGCGACGGGCCTGACCTTCGGCAAGGACGACGATGTGGTGCCGGTGGACGATTTTCAGGAAAAGCCGGTATTGCCGGCGACCTTGCGCGACAAGGTCCGGGCGCTGCTGGCCCGGTCGGAGGGCTGA
- a CDS encoding sulfatase-like hydrolase/transferase, with protein sequence MQIRRIGVFIFFLILLAAGLRFYCIHLQSSVWQAEICGLDLLKRATGIRDILFDRTVNRESTPLYFILLYFVHRFSGDSLWILRSVGIFFGVLSIPLLYACGRRLLGRKAGMLAALWLALSPYHIIKCRDIRPYPLVLLLGLLSAYAFIRIMEDDKKVRWWLASIVANVLLVYTHALGCWLLLAEGLVLLIFYRKPFVRIIMWTAGHFLFLIPLAVLMAGRYSLVDPPLYSTVSDWLSSVFYMDAFRIAEVAGHFDADYHAGPWPSYLQFLLRLFPALLAALFVFTAGSYLSSVVRMIRAGIRSRTGAGHGGDSGQVRLFAFLLLWVAVPSVTMILITLLGVPLFQQRYIVYVLPATYLIVADAVLSLPERHTRMITLSAFTATLCVMSFLAIRLPMNADYERAARHIMEHRSGMDPVLLIPGQDVSGLPIALKPSRLPLQAFDRMHELLEAAEDRLAGHSGLWVVFDFVSDAFSKARSRIFARYCAFRGIRYEKTVFLGRCDVVVFQCTKGAEYLPWADESALDRFHAQLGDSVDDLSLRRHAAAAFETRGRYHEAAEEYRAILRYGLDYAGKFSDLSNELMMTGYDDWGGPDFSAYFLYEAADDVARVLRNNHQEQEAEAFARDMRARFPGNPYMERLFTGEKALAPHSPRTDRSFLYRLDDHFPEASLASVPPDSDSKPSVMGLIGSDQQWSTGKESSRCQFENGVLLFSAQERDYIQTPDSFRCYGPEVDAIRLVMTVSGPEKILVSWHSKGSMWEWSDDDGHALIPILVLRQREEKEYLLKVGGLPLWQGREIDGLRIIAPTAGEIAIRNVDIVMRAGLFGGKAGTAAYRLGNSLRPCVYMKPPVRLSYPMKIPDHARFTASLGVVSGGHPVDFTLEIATPDGSEPCLSRRVDPQTPWLNVDAPLGRYAHMETELILRAECDAPGQVALWANPIVFQESAALPEKPNILFYVVDSLRADHLDLYGYHRNTAPALTEFARGGAWFRKCIAPSTCTRSSMVSIFAGIEAIAHGLGCWDMAEPVVLATFPEALRSVGYTTAAFTENPCTPLAVPQRRAFCSVDDFDELTASRDGSTFGAVQTFFQEHKNRPFFVYIHTMECHVHFNSPEEYGYESPPSYQGLWAAGRKDHEGCYDETIRFADDNFARVLGLLRDEGLEANTLVVFTSDHGEGFGQHPNRIIHGYEPYDELVGVPLVMCWPGRIPSGQAIENIVQSIDLAPTFLDILGLPPNSPFQGLSLRPLLQGERPDGLAERVLYAYEGQNLAPETSTVAIVKDRWKLFGRFPDTSKILFDLASDPLEMTDCTPENAGLAANLEAHLTAHWPPLMDLRKKYEPLRTTAVQIMDTQWDEMLKELGNPGR encoded by the coding sequence GTGCAGATTCGACGGATTGGAGTCTTCATTTTTTTCTTGATCCTGCTGGCGGCCGGGTTGCGGTTTTATTGCATTCATCTCCAATCTTCCGTTTGGCAGGCGGAAATTTGCGGACTCGATCTGCTCAAACGCGCCACGGGTATCCGCGATATTTTGTTCGACCGCACGGTCAATCGTGAAAGCACACCGCTTTATTTCATTCTGCTGTATTTCGTTCATCGTTTTTCCGGCGACTCCCTTTGGATATTGAGATCTGTCGGTATCTTTTTCGGGGTGCTTTCAATCCCGCTTCTTTATGCGTGCGGACGTCGTCTTTTGGGTCGTAAGGCCGGCATGCTGGCGGCTTTATGGCTGGCCTTGTCGCCCTATCACATCATCAAGTGCCGCGACATTCGTCCCTATCCGCTGGTGTTGCTGCTGGGGTTGTTGTCGGCCTATGCCTTTATTCGAATCATGGAGGACGACAAGAAGGTTCGTTGGTGGTTGGCGAGCATCGTCGCCAATGTTCTACTGGTCTATACGCACGCCTTGGGGTGCTGGCTGTTGCTGGCGGAGGGGTTGGTTCTACTGATCTTTTACCGCAAGCCCTTTGTGCGGATTATCATGTGGACCGCCGGTCATTTCCTGTTTTTAATTCCCCTTGCCGTTTTGATGGCCGGCCGGTACAGTCTGGTGGACCCGCCGCTTTATTCGACGGTTTCCGACTGGCTGTCCAGCGTTTTCTACATGGACGCGTTTCGCATCGCCGAAGTGGCCGGTCATTTTGACGCGGATTATCACGCGGGTCCATGGCCGTCGTATCTTCAATTTTTACTACGCTTGTTCCCTGCCCTTCTTGCCGCGCTTTTCGTCTTTACCGCTGGAAGTTATCTTTCGTCGGTCGTGCGCATGATCCGCGCGGGTATTCGATCGCGTACAGGGGCCGGGCATGGGGGAGATTCCGGCCAAGTTCGCCTGTTCGCCTTTCTGTTGCTCTGGGTTGCCGTTCCTTCCGTTACGATGATCCTGATTACGCTTCTGGGAGTCCCGCTCTTTCAACAGCGGTATATCGTTTATGTGCTTCCCGCGACGTATCTGATTGTGGCTGATGCCGTGCTGTCGCTGCCGGAAAGGCATACGCGCATGATAACCCTCTCCGCTTTCACGGCGACGTTGTGCGTGATGAGTTTTCTCGCCATTCGCCTACCAATGAATGCGGATTATGAACGCGCCGCGCGCCACATCATGGAGCATCGTTCCGGTATGGATCCGGTGTTGTTGATTCCCGGACAGGATGTCTCCGGGCTTCCAATCGCACTGAAACCGTCGCGGTTGCCCCTCCAGGCCTTCGACCGCATGCACGAACTCTTGGAAGCAGCCGAAGACCGGTTGGCCGGGCATTCGGGCCTATGGGTTGTTTTCGATTTTGTATCCGACGCATTTTCAAAGGCACGGAGCAGAATTTTCGCGCGATATTGTGCGTTTCGTGGGATACGATACGAAAAAACCGTTTTTCTGGGACGTTGTGACGTGGTGGTTTTTCAATGCACGAAAGGCGCCGAGTATTTACCGTGGGCCGATGAAAGCGCCTTGGACCGGTTTCACGCGCAACTGGGAGACTCCGTGGACGATCTTTCGCTCCGGCGGCACGCCGCAGCGGCTTTTGAAACCCGTGGCCGTTACCATGAAGCCGCTGAAGAATATCGTGCAATCCTTCGCTATGGGCTGGATTACGCCGGGAAATTCAGCGATCTGTCCAATGAATTGATGATGACGGGATATGACGACTGGGGCGGCCCCGATTTTTCCGCCTATTTCCTGTATGAAGCCGCCGACGATGTGGCCCGTGTTTTGCGCAATAATCATCAGGAACAGGAAGCGGAAGCATTTGCCCGGGACATGCGCGCCCGTTTTCCCGGCAACCCGTATATGGAACGGCTTTTCACCGGTGAAAAGGCGCTTGCGCCGCATTCGCCCCGCACGGATCGTTCTTTTCTCTATCGCTTGGACGATCATTTCCCGGAAGCCTCCCTTGCGTCCGTTCCCCCGGATAGCGACTCCAAACCGTCCGTGATGGGCCTGATTGGCTCCGATCAGCAATGGAGCACCGGCAAAGAGTCTTCCCGTTGCCAATTTGAAAACGGCGTTCTTTTATTTTCTGCCCAAGAACGGGATTATATCCAGACGCCCGATTCCTTTCGCTGCTATGGGCCGGAAGTGGATGCGATTCGTCTCGTGATGACGGTTTCGGGTCCGGAAAAAATCCTTGTTTCATGGCATTCCAAGGGGTCCATGTGGGAATGGAGCGATGACGATGGCCACGCACTCATCCCCATACTTGTTCTTCGTCAACGGGAGGAAAAGGAATACCTGCTCAAGGTCGGTGGGCTTCCCTTGTGGCAAGGCCGCGAGATTGACGGGCTGCGCATCATTGCGCCAACCGCCGGGGAAATTGCCATCCGCAATGTGGACATTGTGATGCGCGCGGGATTGTTCGGCGGGAAGGCCGGCACGGCCGCGTATCGTCTGGGAAATTCACTGCGGCCCTGCGTTTACATGAAGCCCCCTGTCCGGCTCTCCTATCCCATGAAGATTCCCGATCATGCCCGTTTCACGGCTTCGCTGGGCGTCGTATCCGGCGGACATCCGGTGGATTTCACCCTAGAAATTGCGACCCCCGATGGAAGCGAACCGTGTTTGAGCCGGCGCGTGGATCCTCAGACCCCGTGGTTGAATGTGGATGCTCCTCTCGGCCGGTACGCCCATATGGAAACGGAATTGATTTTGCGTGCCGAATGCGACGCGCCGGGGCAGGTTGCGTTGTGGGCCAACCCGATCGTGTTTCAGGAATCCGCCGCGCTTCCGGAGAAACCCAATATCCTCTTCTATGTGGTGGATTCCCTGCGGGCCGATCATCTCGACCTTTATGGCTACCATCGGAATACCGCTCCTGCCCTGACGGAATTCGCGCGGGGCGGGGCGTGGTTCCGGAAATGTATCGCCCCGTCAACCTGCACTCGATCGTCCATGGTTTCCATCTTCGCGGGTATCGAAGCGATTGCGCACGGGCTCGGCTGTTGGGATATGGCGGAACCCGTCGTGCTTGCCACGTTCCCGGAAGCGCTGAGAAGCGTGGGATATACAACGGCCGCGTTCACGGAGAATCCCTGTACGCCGCTTGCCGTGCCGCAGCGCCGAGCCTTTTGTTCCGTGGACGATTTCGATGAGTTGACCGCCTCCCGGGACGGATCAACGTTCGGCGCCGTGCAAACCTTTTTCCAGGAACACAAAAACCGCCCCTTCTTTGTCTATATCCACACGATGGAATGTCACGTTCATTTCAATTCACCGGAAGAGTACGGTTATGAATCGCCGCCATCGTATCAAGGGTTATGGGCGGCCGGTCGTAAGGACCATGAAGGCTGTTACGACGAAACCATCCGTTTCGCGGACGATAATTTTGCGCGAGTTCTTGGCTTGTTGCGCGATGAGGGTCTCGAAGCCAATACCCTTGTTGTCTTCACATCGGATCACGGCGAGGGGTTTGGACAACACCCGAATCGCATCATTCACGGTTACGAGCCGTATGATGAACTGGTGGGCGTTCCGCTGGTCATGTGTTGGCCGGGTCGGATTCCTTCCGGACAAGCGATCGAAAATATAGTCCAGTCGATCGATTTAGCGCCGACCTTTCTCGATATCCTCGGCTTGCCGCCGAACAGTCCGTTTCAGGGATTGAGTCTTCGGCCGCTTCTGCAAGGGGAACGCCCGGACGGCCTGGCCGAGCGTGTTTTATATGCCTATGAAGGTCAAAATCTGGCGCCGGAAACCAGCACGGTGGCCATCGTAAAAGACCGCTGGAAATTATTTGGGCGCTTTCCGGATACGTCCAAGATATTGTTCGATTTGGCAAGCGATCCGCTGGAAATGACCGATTGCACACCGGAAAATGCGGGATTGGCGGCGAATCTCGAAGCGCATCTCACGGCCCACTGGCCGCCGTTGATGGACCTGCGGAAAAAATACGAGCCCTTGCGCACGACGGCCGTGCAGATCATGGATACGCAATGGGATGAAATGTTGAAAGAGTTGGGAAATCCGGGAAGATGA
- a CDS encoding NAD(P)H-dependent oxidoreductase subunit E produces the protein MFNPEYERLAHDVRTWAAQHGGDRSGLLPVLQEVLKKYNRISDYAMQLIANELDIHPVEVYGVVSFYSFLHKSYHSKFVIRLCRTISCDMAGKDRVARQLENDLGITFGETTPDGKFTLEWANCLGMCDQGPALLVNDRVYTRVTPEMVHDIVESCRKTFSVYAVTPEEVHA, from the coding sequence ATGTTCAATCCCGAATACGAGCGTCTCGCCCATGACGTGCGGACATGGGCCGCGCAACACGGCGGGGATCGCAGCGGTCTTCTGCCTGTTCTTCAGGAGGTTCTCAAGAAGTATAACCGGATTTCGGATTATGCGATGCAACTTATCGCGAACGAACTCGACATCCATCCCGTCGAAGTCTATGGGGTTGTGTCATTCTATAGTTTCCTGCACAAGAGTTATCACAGCAAGTTCGTGATTCGTCTGTGCCGGACGATTTCCTGCGACATGGCCGGCAAGGACCGGGTGGCGCGCCAGTTGGAAAACGACCTGGGCATCACATTCGGCGAAACGACGCCCGACGGCAAGTTCACGCTTGAATGGGCCAATTGCCTGGGCATGTGCGATCAGGGCCCCGCGCTGCTGGTCAACGACCGTGTATACACGCGGGTCACGCCGGAAATGGTGCATGACATTGTCGAATCATGCCGCAAGACGTTCAGCGTGTACGCCGTGACACCCGAGGAGGTCCACGCATGA
- the proS gene encoding proline--tRNA ligase, producing MAKNITKRGDDYSQWYIDVVLQGELADYAPVKGCMVIKPNGYAVWENIQKNLDRMFKETGHVNAYFPVFIPESFLKKEAEHVEGFAPECAVVTHAGGKPLEEPLVIRPTSETIIWSMYRNWISSYRDLPLLINQWANVCRWEMRTRLFLRTTEFLWQEGHTAHATHEEAEEEAYKMVHVYKRFAEEYMAMPVIAGRKTDSEKFAGALHTYCIEAMMQDGKALQAGTSHHLGQNFAKAFDVQFQDANKQLQYVFATSWGVSTRLIGGMVMTHSDDNGLVIPPKLAPLPVVFVPIWRSEEEMARVLGRARELTRDWDPLFYKIDDRDQYKPGFKFAEWEVRGVPIRIEIGPRDCDNNQVVAVRRDTGAKIPLPMDGLQEKVCALLDEIQANLFNAAKRRMDERTYTCDSYSDYKNNVGDGGFFRVHWCGGAECEALMSEETKSTIRCIPFDAEEENGVCMICGKPSNRRVVASQSY from the coding sequence ATGGCGAAGAACATTACGAAACGCGGCGACGACTATTCGCAATGGTATATTGATGTGGTATTGCAGGGTGAACTGGCGGATTATGCGCCGGTCAAGGGTTGCATGGTCATCAAGCCGAACGGCTACGCGGTGTGGGAGAACATCCAAAAGAATCTCGATCGGATGTTCAAAGAAACCGGCCACGTCAACGCCTATTTTCCCGTTTTTATCCCCGAGAGTTTCCTGAAGAAGGAGGCCGAGCACGTCGAGGGGTTCGCGCCGGAATGCGCCGTGGTCACGCACGCGGGCGGCAAGCCCCTGGAAGAGCCGCTGGTGATCCGGCCCACCTCGGAAACGATCATCTGGTCCATGTACCGCAACTGGATTTCATCGTACCGCGACCTGCCGCTGCTCATCAATCAATGGGCGAACGTGTGCCGGTGGGAAATGCGCACGCGCCTGTTCCTGCGCACTACGGAGTTCCTCTGGCAGGAAGGCCACACCGCGCACGCCACGCACGAGGAGGCCGAGGAAGAGGCCTACAAAATGGTGCATGTTTACAAGCGTTTTGCCGAGGAATACATGGCGATGCCGGTCATTGCGGGACGCAAGACCGACAGCGAGAAATTCGCCGGCGCGCTGCACACATATTGCATCGAGGCAATGATGCAGGACGGTAAGGCGTTGCAGGCCGGAACCTCACACCATCTTGGCCAGAATTTCGCGAAGGCGTTCGACGTGCAATTCCAGGACGCGAACAAGCAGCTTCAATATGTCTTCGCGACGAGTTGGGGCGTGTCCACGCGGCTTATCGGCGGCATGGTCATGACCCACAGCGACGACAACGGCCTTGTCATTCCGCCCAAATTAGCGCCGCTTCCCGTCGTCTTTGTGCCCATCTGGCGAAGCGAAGAGGAAATGGCGCGCGTGCTTGGCCGCGCCCGCGAACTTACGCGGGACTGGGATCCGCTCTTCTACAAGATTGACGATCGCGACCAGTACAAACCCGGCTTCAAATTCGCCGAATGGGAAGTGCGGGGCGTGCCGATCCGCATCGAAATCGGACCACGCGATTGCGACAACAATCAGGTCGTCGCGGTTCGGCGCGATACCGGCGCAAAGATTCCGCTGCCGATGGACGGACTTCAGGAGAAGGTCTGCGCGCTGCTCGATGAAATCCAAGCCAACCTGTTCAATGCCGCCAAGCGGCGCATGGATGAACGCACCTATACATGCGATTCCTACTCCGACTACAAGAACAACGTCGGCGACGGTGGATTCTTCCGCGTGCACTGGTGCGGCGGCGCCGAATGCGAGGCGCTCATGTCCGAAGAGACCAAGTCCACCATTCGCTGCATCCCTTTCGATGCCGAAGAGGAAAACGGCGTCTGCATGATTTGTGGAAAACCATCTAATCGGCGCGTGGTTGCCTCGCAAAGTTACTGA
- a CDS encoding DegT/DnrJ/EryC1/StrS family aminotransferase has product MIPRRWVEMAPGERDCLENLAAGSSGNEAVIAEWERAVARFTGLPHAAVASSGRQGMLTILNQLGVGPNHEVIVPAYTLGDLLPLIQGLGARPVPADINLDTFNVTAETITPRITSRTRAILALHAFGAPADMPAILDAADKRRIPVIEDCAHSLGATLAGKQTGTFGHAGFFSFEYNKPVNTWGGGMVVTRDAALAESLRERQRGGMSDPAFLKTKIKGMQTEQRMFQTGAAFVPLLLFALPGVRGVMARAYRRMQRTPPPRLRYLPVQAEIGIAKLSTLPERLAARETAAKAYCDLLHPDIRPQRLLPGATSTWYFFVVRLPRSAQIPRIGLLLNGIDAGIEHEIADDCAAILDDAGCPNAAQMYRTAVALPMFDSITPEQIQKVARIINKMAV; this is encoded by the coding sequence ATGATTCCGCGCCGATGGGTGGAAATGGCGCCTGGCGAAAGGGACTGCCTTGAAAATCTCGCGGCCGGTTCTTCCGGCAATGAAGCAGTCATCGCCGAGTGGGAAAGGGCCGTGGCCCGTTTTACGGGGTTGCCTCATGCGGCCGTGGCGAGTTCGGGGCGGCAAGGCATGCTGACCATCCTGAATCAGCTTGGTGTCGGCCCGAATCACGAGGTCATTGTTCCCGCTTACACGCTGGGCGATTTGCTTCCACTCATACAAGGACTCGGCGCTCGTCCTGTTCCCGCCGACATTAACCTCGACACGTTCAATGTCACCGCAGAGACCATCACGCCGCGGATCACATCCCGCACGCGCGCCATACTGGCATTGCATGCCTTTGGCGCTCCCGCGGACATGCCGGCCATTCTCGATGCTGCCGACAAACGCCGCATTCCCGTCATCGAGGATTGCGCCCATTCGCTCGGCGCGACATTGGCGGGAAAACAGACCGGAACGTTTGGGCATGCGGGCTTTTTCAGTTTTGAATACAACAAACCCGTCAACACTTGGGGGGGAGGCATGGTAGTGACGCGCGACGCGGCCCTGGCCGAAAGCCTGCGCGAACGACAGCGCGGCGGCATGTCCGATCCCGCCTTCCTGAAGACCAAAATCAAGGGAATGCAAACGGAACAGCGCATGTTCCAAACGGGCGCGGCCTTCGTTCCCCTCTTGTTGTTTGCCCTGCCGGGCGTGCGCGGCGTCATGGCGCGCGCCTACCGCCGCATGCAACGCACCCCGCCGCCCCGGTTGCGCTATCTTCCGGTTCAGGCGGAAATCGGCATCGCCAAGTTGTCCACGCTTCCCGAACGCCTCGCTGCGCGGGAAACCGCGGCAAAGGCCTATTGCGATCTGCTTCATCCCGACATACGGCCCCAGCGACTCCTGCCCGGCGCAACCTCGACATGGTATTTTTTCGTGGTTCGCCTTCCCCGGTCTGCCCAAATTCCCCGTATCGGGCTTCTACTGAACGGCATTGATGCCGGCATCGAACACGAAATCGCCGATGACTGCGCCGCGATACTCGACGACGCCGGTTGTCCCAATGCCGCTCAAATGTATCGGACGGCCGTCGCCCTGCCCATGTTCGACTCGATAACGCCTGAGCAAATACAGAAGGTTGCCCGAATTATCAACAAAATGGCCGTCTGA